The Paraburkholderia azotifigens nucleotide sequence AAATACAAGCTGACAATGCAGTTAGCTGTCAATGCAGGTAGGTGCAAGGCATGCACATGTGTGTAAACGTACAGTGGTCATTCAACCGTGCCGAACTGACTGATGATCTCGTCCACGCTGCTTGCGTTCTGCTGCGAGCCCGGGCATTGATCAAGAAACTGCCGGCGTGCATCGCTTGTCGGGCCAAGGTCAAGGTGACCGTGATGGTAGCGCTTGATCGAAAAGAAATCCTTGATAGCCTGGTTGCAGTCATCGCCGCCTGACTGGCCCTGGACTTTGCCGGCCATGCAGATGAGGCTTTCACAGGACGATGCCGATGCAACGGTCGTGGCGGACAGACCAAGCAGAAGCGCGAGAACGGATGAGAGGGCTTTCTTCATGGTGCGCTATCTCCACAGAGGGGGATGGTCAGACGCAAGGCGTTCGAGCCGATACAGTGCTTCACGCAGGCCTAACAGTGCAATCGCCGCGCACGTCGCGATGACCGCATTCCGGGGGTGGGGCCAGTGATGGAAGTACTCGACGCCGAGCGCGACGAGTGCAACCAGGACAGCACACGTCAATGCGAAACGAATATAGCGGCCGAAAAAACGAAGACCTCCCGCGATAAACAACCACGCGGTATCAAGCAACAGGCGACCAATTAAACGGACCGCGCCGGTGCAAACCGGGGCGACGCGTTCGCGCACCACTGCGAATCGTCGCATGCGGCGTACACGCTTACCCGTTTCAATTGGAATGACCTGTCCCATGTCCTCAGATCCTTTCGTTTTTCACTTCAAATTCCTCCAGCGACCGGCCGGCGTCCAGATACGCCATGAGCCAGCTTGGCCGCCGACCAAAACCGGACCACGTATTGCGCGGGTTCGCTGGATCACGATAGGTCGGTCTCGTGATCGGTGTCGCGTTCGGGATGGCGAATTCTTCGAGCTTCCGGTCACGGTCGAGATACGCGACGAGCCACGCAGGGCGTTGGCCCCAACCCGACCAGGTGTTAAGGGGGTTCGCTGGATCGCGATAACGCGCTTCGCCTCCTGGGGCCGTCTTCGATGGAAAAGGTACGAACTCGATCACGGTTCCATCCTGCCTGTTGACAAGACGCCGGTTTGCATTTTTGTCCTTGCCTGTCACTGATCACGATCCCATAATATACTCTGTCCGTTTTATGCGTAAGAGGATGTGTGAATAAGTACGCCGCACTCACTCTCGTGCCAATCTTGACGCTTCCCCTTGCGGGGAGGGCGCAGCCAACCTTGTCTCCGCAGATATTGACGTTGGCCCGCACGTGCGCGCCGGACGTGCACCCCCTTACGGTCGCGTACCTCGTCAGCGCCGAGTCGCATAACAACCCGTTCGCTATCAACGTAAATGGCGGGCACAGCCTGGAACGTCAGCCCACCACCGAGCAGGAGGCCCGCGATGCGATCGCCAGGCTCGATGCGCGCGGTTGGAATTATGACGTTGGCTATGCACAGATCAACTCGGCCAATTTTCGCAGGCTTGGTGTCACCGGTGCACAAGTGCTTGACGCCTGCACGAATCTGCGTGCGGGCGCACAGGTTCTCGGCGACTGCTACTCGCGCGCTGTCCAGCAGGTAGGGGCGGGGCAGGCGGCCTTGCAGCGGGCGCTGTCCTGCTACAACACAGGCAACCAGCAGAAGGGCTTTGCAAACGGCTACGTGAAGCGTGTCGTCGCACAGGTCAAGCTGAAAATCCCGGCCTTGCTCGATGGTCCAATCGACCCGAACGTCTCGAGCAATTCGAGCGCAAGCAACGCCGCCGCCGCCGCCGGACATGTGCCATCCGCGGCGCAACTCTCCCAGCAGCAGAACCCGCCCCCGTCCAACGTGCGTACGCAGCTCGGCGAGTCCGGTGCGGCAGGTCAGATCGAAGCGGGCGCATTCGCCCACCCCGAAATTGGCGCGTACCTACGCCGGACCTCAACGAAGGAAAGAGACCAATGAAACAGAAAGTCGTTTATCTCGCGATGCAAAGCCAGCTCGAAAGCATCCTGCGTGACTGGCGGGTTGTGTGTGTCGCGATCCACCGGATCGAAAAACGCGAGTGGATACCGCTTCTCGACATCGAGAACGACGCCGGCCAGGCGTACACGTGCGCGATCCGGGTGAAGAAGGACATCGAGCCCAGGACATGGTCCGACCTGCGCGCCCTGGTCGACTGGATCGACACAAAGGTAGGCGTCAAGGAGTGCCGGTTGTCCTTGTCCGATTTCGAATGGGAATCCGAGACCTTAGCCGTGGAGTGAACCAGAGATGAAAAAGCACATGCAAGTTGCACAACTCGCCGCTGGCACCCTTGCATTGGTCGCAGCGAGTCAGGCCTTGGCTGTTGACACCGGAGCGTCGTCACTGAACTCGATGCACTCATGGGTGATGCTCTGGATTCCCGCCGCGTGCATTCTGGGCATCGTCGCGATCGGCGCCGGCATCTTCTTCCACCTGATCAAGTTCCATCAGATAGTCAACCCGGTTCTGGGCCTGATCATCATCGGCTCCGCATCGGCGATCGTGGGTTTCTTCGGCCTCGTCTGATGGCCAGGAAATTTCCACTCTTCAAGGGGGCGACGCGCGTCGCGACATGGCTGCTGATCCCTCGCAACGTGTTCGTCCTGACCTTCATGTTTTCGGCGTCCCTGTTCATGGTGATCCACCTCTGGGCGCTGCTCGTGTTCAGCGGCATGTGGCTCATCGAATGGAGCATCACGAAATACGACGACCGCATGTTCCGCATCATCGGTCTGTGGCTGAAAACGAAGGTCCGCAACATGTACGAATCCGCCTTCACGCGGCTGTGGGGCGGGTCCAGTTATTCGCCGGTCGATTACGCCGCACCGTCGATTAACGACATTCGAGGCGAGGAATAGCATGGCCGTCGCTATCCGGAATATCAGCAAGACCAAGACTTTCGCGAAGGAGCCTTCCTTCGTGAAGAACATACCCTATTCGCAGCACCTCACCGACACCATCATCAGCACGATTAGCGCCGAATATCTGATCGTCTTCCGCGTCCCGGGTCGTACGCACCAGAGCGCCCATGATGAAACGCTCAGGTCATGGGTGCTGGACCTGAACCACGTGGCGAAGCAGATCGGTAACGAACACGTGAAGTTCTGGACGCATCTGCATCATCACGAAACCGACAGCTATCCGGCCGGGAACTTCAGGACGCGCTTTGCACGCGAACTGGACGCGAAACTTCAGAAGCGCTTCGAACAGACGCCGCTGATGACGAATGACCTGTATCTGACGGTCGTCTACAACCCGGTCGGTGACCTGACACAAAAATTCCTCGCCCGCTTCGACCGGCCCTCGCGCGAGCAGCTGCACGAGCGGCAAAAGCAGGCAATCGCGGCGCTCGAAGATATCACCACGCAGCTTGCCGGCGCGATGCGTTCGTATGGCATTGAACCGCTCGGCCTCTACTACCGCGACAAGGAAGGCATTCTCATCGAAGAACAGGACGACGCCACCGATGCGGCCGATGAGCTGGACGACGATATCGAAGGCGACCTTCTCGCAAACCTGCCAGCCGCCGATGACGGCGCGACACCTCACCCGGCACCACCGGCGCAGCGCCATGTGTTCTCTCGCGCGCTGGAATGGCTTGGGTTCCTCGCGAACGGCGAATGGTCGCCGGTGCCGGTGTGCCGGGGCCGCATCCGGGATTACCTGATGACGAACCGCCCCGTCAGTTCGCTGTTTGGCGACGTGATCCAGATCCGTACCATCGACCGCAATCTGTTCACAGCCGCCGTCGAAATCCGCGAGTACGAGGAAGAGACCGAGCCGGGCCAGCTTAACCTGCTGATGGAAGCCCCGTTCGAATTCGTTCTCACACAGGTGTTTTTCTGCATGTCAAAAGCGGCCGGCCGCATCTTTCTGCGCAACCAGCAACTGTCTCTGATCGAAACGGGCGATCCGAGCCATTCGCAGATCAGCCAGATTACGGATGCGCGCGATGACCTCGTTTCCGGGCGGTTCGTGATGGGCTTTCACTATGGAATCCTGCACGTGGTCGGGGAGACGGCCGAAAAGGCACAGACACTCGCACGCCAGGCCAAGGTCATGCTGAGCCAGTGCGGTGTCGTAGCGGGCGCGGTTGGCATGGCATCGGAAGCCGCGTATTACACCCGCCTGCCTGGCAATTCGGCGTTCGTGCCGCGCCCGGTACCCGTCAATAGCTGGAATTTTTTCTGCTTCTCGTCGTTTCACAACTTCCTTTCCGGCAAGGCCACGGACAACCCCTGGGGCAGGGCGATTGCACTGTTTCGCGCTGTCACTGGCACACCTGTTTTTTTCAGTTTCCACTCGACGCCCAGGAAGGAGCGTTCGTTCGGCAAGCGGCCGCCTGCCGTGACGGGTATCTTCGGGCGCATCGGTTCGGGCAAGACGACGCTCCTGAATGTTCTGTTAACGCTGGCGACAGAGCTTTCGCTTGGTCCCCGCATGGCGATCTATGACCGCGACCGTGGCATGTATCCGCTCGTCAAGGCACTCAGGGGGCGTTACACCGTGCTTAGGGACGGCGTGCCGACCGGATGGCAACCTCTCCAGCTCGACCCCACGCGCATCTACATCGCGTTCGTGAAGCGCCTGTTGCGTGTGCTTGCCGAAACCACCCTGAACGGCGAGCCACTTGAGCAGCACGAGGTAGACGACCTGTCGGCGGCCATCGATGCCGTCATGGGGGCGCCTGTCGATGATCCGGAGGCTCACCCGGGTGAACAGACGCTGATTCCGCTTGCCGACCGGTCCATCACCGCCGTGGTGGAGCACTTGCCCGATCCCTATCGCGGCCCAGGTGAACGGATGACACTGGCGGCCATGCTCAGGCCGTGGACACGCAACGGCGATTACGGCTGGCTGTTCGACAACGACGCGGACACGCTGGACTTCAGCACGCGCGATATCAACGCGTTCGACCTGACGGAATTCCTCG carries:
- a CDS encoding TrbM/KikA/MpfK family conjugal transfer protein, yielding MKKALSSVLALLLGLSATTVASASSCESLICMAGKVQGQSGGDDCNQAIKDFFSIKRYHHGHLDLGPTSDARRQFLDQCPGSQQNASSVDEIISQFGTVE
- a CDS encoding H-NS family nucleoid-associated regulatory protein, translating into MIEFVPFPSKTAPGGEARYRDPANPLNTWSGWGQRPAWLVAYLDRDRKLEEFAIPNATPITRPTYRDPANPRNTWSGFGRRPSWLMAYLDAGRSLEEFEVKNERI
- a CDS encoding lytic transglycosylase domain-containing protein; the protein is MSPQILTLARTCAPDVHPLTVAYLVSAESHNNPFAINVNGGHSLERQPTTEQEARDAIARLDARGWNYDVGYAQINSANFRRLGVTGAQVLDACTNLRAGAQVLGDCYSRAVQQVGAGQAALQRALSCYNTGNQQKGFANGYVKRVVAQVKLKIPALLDGPIDPNVSSNSSASNAAAAAGHVPSAAQLSQQQNPPPSNVRTQLGESGAAGQIEAGAFAHPEIGAYLRRTSTKERDQ
- the korA gene encoding KorA family transcriptional regulator; this translates as MKQKVVYLAMQSQLESILRDWRVVCVAIHRIEKREWIPLLDIENDAGQAYTCAIRVKKDIEPRTWSDLRALVDWIDTKVGVKECRLSLSDFEWESETLAVE
- a CDS encoding TrbC/VirB2 family protein; protein product: MKKHMQVAQLAAGTLALVAASQALAVDTGASSLNSMHSWVMLWIPAACILGIVAIGAGIFFHLIKFHQIVNPVLGLIIIGSASAIVGFFGLV
- a CDS encoding type IV secretion system protein VirB3; protein product: MARKFPLFKGATRVATWLLIPRNVFVLTFMFSASLFMVIHLWALLVFSGMWLIEWSITKYDDRMFRIIGLWLKTKVRNMYESAFTRLWGGSSYSPVDYAAPSINDIRGEE
- a CDS encoding conjugal transfer protein TraB — translated: MKNIPYSQHLTDTIISTISAEYLIVFRVPGRTHQSAHDETLRSWVLDLNHVAKQIGNEHVKFWTHLHHHETDSYPAGNFRTRFARELDAKLQKRFEQTPLMTNDLYLTVVYNPVGDLTQKFLARFDRPSREQLHERQKQAIAALEDITTQLAGAMRSYGIEPLGLYYRDKEGILIEEQDDATDAADELDDDIEGDLLANLPAADDGATPHPAPPAQRHVFSRALEWLGFLANGEWSPVPVCRGRIRDYLMTNRPVSSLFGDVIQIRTIDRNLFTAAVEIREYEEETEPGQLNLLMEAPFEFVLTQVFFCMSKAAGRIFLRNQQLSLIETGDPSHSQISQITDARDDLVSGRFVMGFHYGILHVVGETAEKAQTLARQAKVMLSQCGVVAGAVGMASEAAYYTRLPGNSAFVPRPVPVNSWNFFCFSSFHNFLSGKATDNPWGRAIALFRAVTGTPVFFSFHSTPRKERSFGKRPPAVTGIFGRIGSGKTTLLNVLLTLATELSLGPRMAIYDRDRGMYPLVKALRGRYTVLRDGVPTGWQPLQLDPTRIYIAFVKRLLRVLAETTLNGEPLEQHEVDDLSAAIDAVMGAPVDDPEAHPGEQTLIPLADRSITAVVEHLPDPYRGPGERMTLAAMLRPWTRNGDYGWLFDNDADTLDFSTRDINAFDLTEFLVGKDEVAPITRTPMLMYLNFRVRSTIDGKRRFIQVFDEFAQYLDDPIMVREIKRGIKNDRKKDCIYVFSTQEPNDAISSSIGKTVIQQMVTLMLLENRDADPEDYIGSAGLKLAPAEYDAVKSIPEHSRQFLIKQSGQAGLAVMKLDGMDEELSILSGTPDNADRLERLIRELGTDDPDVWLPRYYAAVVGKKPGRY